The following is a genomic window from Rhodoligotrophos defluvii.
GCTGGAGTAAGTGATCCGCGTAACTCACGACATTCCATGATGCAGTGGCCCGAGCGGAAAGCAAGAACTATTCCAATTGCGGTCATGACGTTTGGACCCGATGGAAATAGCTTATACATGCAATTTTGGAAGAGCTGTAGGCACAAGAGGGTTCACGCGGACAAATTGGTAGATTTTTGGAGAAGTTTACATATAGATCTTCCAAAATTCACGGTTCTGTCGGACCCAATTGAACCCTCACCCGACACTATAGATGCAAAAGGTAAGTACTGGAAAGACTAGCTATTAGCTGAGCCGCAATTTGCGGTGGTGACCACCTCGGGCACCACCACGCAGACCAGCTATCTCCTGCGCGACCACTTGGGCTCGGTGGATGTGATCACCGACGAGGCCGGGGCGGTGCTCGAGCGCATGAGTTTTGACGCCTGGGGCAAGCGTCGGGAGGTGACCTGGCAGGCCATGGCGGATGCGACCGCCTATGTCCCCCTGGTCACCACCCGCGGCTTCACCGGGCATGAGCAGCTCGATCCGGTGGGGCTCGTGCACATGAACGGCCGGGTCTATGACCCCGAGCTGGGCCGGTTCCTGTCGGCGGATCCCTTCCTGCAGGACGTCTCCAACCTGCAGGCCTGGAACCGCTACTCGTATGTGCTGAACAACCCGCTCTCCATGACCGATCCGACCGGGTTCTTTTTCGGGAAGATCTTCAAGGCGCTCGGCAACTTCCTCAAGGGCGCGTTCAAAGCGATCTCGTCCATCGTCAAGGCGGTGATCAAGGCCGTGGGCAACACACCGCTGCTCAGGGCCGCGATCCAGATCGTGGCCTGCGCCAATCCTGCCGCGGTGCTCACCTGCGCTCCGGTAGCAGGCGCTCTAACCTTGGCGGCAGGGGGATCCATCACAGACGCCCTGCAAGCCATGGCGTTCAGCATTGCCAGTATGGGCGGAGCGGGCTTGGCGCAAGGCCTCGCCGGCGCTGTGCAGGGCCTGACCGAGATGGGCAGCGCCCTGTTGCAGAGCGCCGGCAATGGCGTGGTGAGCGGCGCGCTGTCGGTGGCGCAAGGCGGCTCGTTCCTCAGTGGTTTTGCCGCGGGCAGCATCGGCACCTTCAGCAATCTCGGTGGGGGCGTCCTGACCGGGAACAACGAGTTCATGAGCAACGTGATCTCGGTTGCCGGTGGCGGCATTGCCGCGGAGGTCACCGGCGGCAAGTTCGTTAACGGCGCCGCCACCGCCGCCTTCGCCATCGCCGGCCGCGCCATGTTCGACGGCGCTGGGTCTATCGGGAGTATTAATGATGCCGAAGTGCAGCCTATTGGCGGGGTGCAGGGGGTGGACGTCGCATTGGGTTATACCGACACACCCGTTGGCTTGGGGACCAATCATGCCCTTGTCATCGGAACCGATGGTATAACGGGCGAACAATACGCCACGAGAGCGGGTCCAGTTTTTCCCGGAGGACGCGGCCCGTTCATCGGTGCAGTAGCTGGCCCCTACGATGAAACCTTCCGTGATCCACCAAGCTCGGTTCACACGCTTCAGGAAATTGGCTTCCTCAATATGCCGTTTTCTGAGTTCAAGCTTAGGGCTAACATCTTTGCGAGAACGACCAACAGGAATATGATCAGCTATCAAGGCTTTAGGTTTAACAGCAACTCATACGCATTCACGTTCATTGAGAGTTTAGGGTTTTCTAGGCCAAATCCCATTGTGAACG
Proteins encoded in this region:
- a CDS encoding RHS repeat domain-containing protein yields the protein MTTSGTTTQTSYLLRDHLGSVDVITDEAGAVLERMSFDAWGKRREVTWQAMADATAYVPLVTTRGFTGHEQLDPVGLVHMNGRVYDPELGRFLSADPFLQDVSNLQAWNRYSYVLNNPLSMTDPTGFFFGKIFKALGNFLKGAFKAISSIVKAVIKAVGNTPLLRAAIQIVACANPAAVLTCAPVAGALTLAAGGSITDALQAMAFSIASMGGAGLAQGLAGAVQGLTEMGSALLQSAGNGVVSGALSVAQGGSFLSGFAAGSIGTFSNLGGGVLTGNNEFMSNVISVAGGGIAAEVTGGKFVNGAATAAFAIAGRAMFDGAGSIGSINDAEVQPIGGVQGVDVALGYTDTPVGLGTNHALVIGTDGITGEQYATRAGPVFPGGRGPFIGAVAGPYDETFRDPPSSVHTLQEIGFLNMPFSEFKLRANIFARTTNRNMISYQGFRFNSNSYAFTFIESLGFSRPNPIVNAPGWQDGKASRSMYAY